The following DNA comes from Simkania negevensis Z.
AATGTAAGACTAAGTCCCACACTCGAACCCAGTGAGGTCAGAAGCCTTCCCAATAAGAGGAGTGAAAAATTGTTTAGCGGTCCTGAAAGAGCACAAAGGAACGAAGAAACCATTGCAATTGAAATGCCAAAGTATAGCGCCGGCTTTCTTCCAAACCGCTTAGCAACAGGACTATAAATGAGCTGCCCAATGCAATATCCCAGCAAGTAAAGAGTCACTGTTAGTTGTGCAACGGTGACCGAAATGCCAAATTCCTTGATGATTGCAGGAATTGCGGGTGTAAAAAGGGCTGCCCCTATCGATCCAAAAGAAATCAAGACAATCAAAGTTAAAAGAGAAGGTCTTTTGACATTTAACTTCTGAAGATCAGATGTTGGGTGAACGGGTGCACTCATTTCTTTCCTTCGACGGCAATTGGGTTAAAATGATACTTTTTAGAGCTGAAACCCATTCAGGTCTAGCGTTGAGCCCTTCGACAAGGTCCAGCTTTTCCCCTCCCCACTGTTTGAATTCAGCTTGATATTCTATCCCAATTTCTTGCAATGTTTCAAGACAATCCGCCACAAAGGCTGGAGAAAAAACGAGAATCTTTTTCTTCCCTTCTTTCGCTAGCTTTTCCAAGACATTACTTGCATAAGGTTGGATCCAAGGATCTTTACCGAGTCGAGATTGGTAGCAATGACTCACAGCTTCCTGAGGAAGTTTAAGCTGGCGACAAATGGCAGCGGTTGTTGCAACACATTGTGCAGCATAACAAGTCCGATTCTTGTCAGTGAGTTCTTGGCAGCAATTAGGTGTTTTCAGGCAGTGATGACACCGGTCTGCTTTTTGAACTTGTCTTTCTGGAAGTCCATGATAACTGAAGAGAAAGTGGTCGTACTGTGCCAAGTCGTATTGGCGAGCCGCTTGGCAAAAAGCATGTATGACTTCTTCATGGGTCGCAAATCCATCCATACAAACCAAAGAAGGGATTACTTCCCAAGTTTGAAGAATGCGAAAAACCTCTTGATAAACTGAGCCTGTGGTTGCAGAGGCATACTGTGGAAAAAGTGGAATGAGAACGATCTTTTGACAACTCCTTAAGTTCTCAAGCCCAGTTTCAATAGAAGGGGTTTGATAACGCATTGCAAGCTCAACTTGAAAAGAATTTCCCAAAGCTTCTTGCAGTTTATCTTTAAGCTCGTAGCTATAAATTTTAAGGGGAGAGCCTTCAGGCTTCCAAATGGCTTGATAAAGCTTTGCAGAATTTCTGTACCGTTTTGGAATGATCACTCCTCTGACAAGCAATTGGCGAAGGAAAAAAGGGATGTCTATGACTCTTCCATCTGTCAAAAATTGGGTGAGATAACGCTTAACTGCTCGAGGCTTAGCTGAATCAGGCGTCCCCAAGTTGACGAGGAGAATCCCCACTCTCGGACTCATTGACTACTCCATGCTTTTGACTTGGCTAAGATAGACATGCTTATAAACGGCATTCAAACTAAAGACAAGAGCACATAAGAGTGAAGTGACTCCAAAAATAACAAATCCCTCAGCATAAAGATTGGAATCTCCAAAAAAGCCTAAAACTTGAGGAACGATTCCAGCTCCGAAAGTGAAGCCAAATGGGGCCATGATCGAGACCATTGCTGCATTCTTTTCAGGTGTTGCAATCGTTGCCACTCCATAATGAATGATCGGCATCAGACAAGCAGCAATCGGGGACTGAATACAAAAAAGAAGAAGTGCTAGTAAGGGGTTTGTCATCCCCATCATTGCTGTGACAGTTCCGCAAATCACTAAAATGATCACTAATGACTTTTTTAACCCTAAACGGTCAGCAACATATCCCCCGACAATTGCCGTAAAAATACTAATTGTTCGGGCAATGATAATCAAATGATTGACCTCATGAGCCTCAAGCAAGTTGTGGCGTTCAAAGTAATCAGGAGCCATATTATAGATCCCGATGTTCAATCCATTAATGATACAAAGAAGTAAATTGATGATCCAAAAAGAAGGTCTGGAAAAAACTTCACGAGCAAAAGAAAAGGTAATGGGAACGCTTTTTTCCTCTTTCCTTCGGATCATAAAGAGGAGGATAAGACTTAAAACTGCGGAGAGAAGACCAAAACCATTGAGAATCCCTCTCCAGTTGTAGAATTGGATAAAAAATTGAACAAAAAGAGGTCCCAAAATAAAAGCAAAACTTTGAGCTGTTCCAAAAATTCCAAAGGCTTTTCCTAAATGGTGATTTGGAACATTTTCTCGAATCAAAGCCACTGCAGAAGGGATAAAAAAACCAGCGCTCACACCCACAACAAAAATAGCCCACCTGAACTGCTCAAACGAGTTTGCATAAGCAGTCAACATCAGCGCAAATCCCGTCGTTAAGACGGAGAAAATGATCGTAAACTTATGAGAAAATTTTGCTGAGAGATACTGAGAAGCAAAGAGTGTGATAGCAAAACCAAGAGATAAGACCAAAAAAATATTTCCCGTGTCGGCGTGACACAGATTCATCTCTGAGCAGATGAAGGGAGTCAAGGGTGAAAAAATCACGCGTGCCAAAATGTTGACAAACGAAATAAAACTGATCAGCGTCAGAAAAGGTATATAGGGGGTAAAACGGGTCTTTGTCTCGGTCACATTATGCATCGTATTATTAGCGTTTTTCTATCGTATTATTCAATTAACAACAACCCATTTTTAGGGTCGCAAATGAGAAACTTTAATCATCGTTTGTAGGAGCTCATTTTTACTTAAAATTCCAAGAACTTTATGATCATCATCTACGATGGGAAGCGCGTCTAGATTTTCATCGAAAAAAGCCTGGATTACTTCATTTAAATTGGTACTTTGATCGGCACAAAGGGTTTCTTTTGATACAACTTCTTTTAAGCTTTTACTCCCTTCTTTTGCTTGGATTTTTCGCAAAATCTCTTTTTCTGATAAAAGACCTACGAGTTTTCCTTCTGAAGAAACAATAGGAAAATGCTCAAATTTGTGATCTTTCACGAGCTTCCAGGCCGCATCCAAAGAAAGATTTTCATGTAAGGGAAGTATTTTCTTATTCATGATCTCTCCAGCAACAATCACAGACCGCTGCTTGTAGAGCTTTTCACTAGCTTTTAGAAATTTCTCATGCTTTTCAGCATCCGATTCTTCACCAAATTGCTGGCCAGGTTGTCTTTGTTGATCGTAACGATCTTTATCAATTTCCTCTACCCGATAAGGAGAACGAACACTACTCGTATTGGTGATGTAAAACATCGGAAAATCCTTAAAAAACCTATGCAACCTCTGTTTCGTTTTAATTGTGCTCTTTCTTAGGGATTTTTCTCTTTCTCCCAACCTTTTTGCCTAGAAAAGGACTTTGCTGAGGATTTAAGAAAATCCGCCCTAGGAAGTAAGCAGAATTCACCCAAAACGCAGGTTATATAACGATAGCACTAATCTTACAGTTAATCAGGGTTAAAAAGGAATAGAGGATGTGCGCTTTATACTCAAACTACTTCAAAATTTGGATTTTCGGTTGCGCCAAAGCACCGTAATTTGCCGATCTTAAGTGACCTCATATTCCGAGTATTGGGTCACTTAAGATCGATGAATTCCGAAAGCTTTCGCGCTCTTCAAAACTAAATTTTGAAGTAGTTTGAGTATAAGAATAAAGTGCACTATAGAAAAAATTATAAGCCCAGATGAATGCGCGTTTCTTCGGCTTCTTTGCGCACTCTTTCAAGCATTCCTCGATTATTCGCATAATCTTCGCAAACATTCATCAACGTTTTAATCGAAGAGAGCGTCTTTCCACCCACTCCGCGGGCATGATTTAGAATTTCATTTCGCCAAATAGGCAAAATTGTCTTCATATCATCTTCAGTTTCTTCTGAAGCTTCAAACTCACCTAAAAACTCTTGGATCTCCCCACGAAGGATTTCCTTCTCCTGCTCCTCTGGAGCTTCCTCTTCTGGATACATATTCCCCTACTTTTCAAGATCTTGCCTGAGCTGATCTAAATCTCGAACAACATCCTTAGGATTTCCTTTTCCTTCTGCATAGGCATGGCAATCCGTAATCATTTTACTGATATGTTCTTCAATTGCTCCTCCTATCTCATGGGCCTCACTTTCTAGGGCTTTCTCCAGAAACTCTAAGACCTCATGCATCGAGTCTCTTGAATATCCCCCTTGCTCAAAGCGCCATAAAAACGTTTGAAGATCGAGAATAAGTTGCCTCTTGACCCCTTGAATTTTGCCCTTTTTTGGAGGAAGGCTCATTGTTAACTCCTTAAAACTTCCTTTACAAGTTCTAGCTGTGTATTCACCCGATCGAGCTTCCCATGTCCATTCGCAAAGTCTGCACAAAATTGAATGAGCTGCTGGGTCAGTTCATATAATTTCCCACCAATTTCCTTTGACCGACTGAGTATCATTGTTTCGTAAAGCCGCAAAAGATGACTCATTGTTGATTTTGAATACCCTTCATTTACAAGACGATAGAAAAAATTCCCTAGAATTTCATCGAGTTCTCGCTTCATGACAGGCAATGCACCTGGAAACGGTTGACTAAGTGGTGTTGGCTCTGGATTTGTACTCACGGAATACCCCCTTCACATGACTCCCTATTTATAAAATAAAACAAGGTGATTTAATTTTATAGAAATAATAGAAGATGAAATCATATTTAACTAAAAACCAAACAATTAAATTATTTATTGATCCCTAAAAGTGAAACCCTTATAGGTAAACTTGAGGTACAATAAATGACAAAATTGATTAAGCTCTACACATCCAAGACGTTTCGAGTATTGTCAGGTTACTTTAGTCAACTCCTCCTCTCCCTCATTCTCCTGTTTGTATTTCGCCCCTATGATCGAGGGCTTATTTATTCATCAATCTGGCAATTCGTATTTCTTGTCGTCTTCCTCTCTGCTATCTTCAATTGTAAACACTCACGAAAAGTTAAAATTGCAGCCTCTTGCTTCGCTATCCCGGCTCTCGTCTTCCATTTCCTTCACCTTGCATTTCCAAGCACCACTTTTATTATCATTTTTCTAGTCTTTGTCATCATCTTCACGTTCATCATCACCACCTCAATCATTAATCAGGTTGTTGTCAACGCAAGAGTCCGCCTAGAAACCTTGAAAGGGGTTGTCTGCGCCTATTTCATGGTCGCCTTCGGCTTTGCATTTATCTACTATCTTCTCGATCTCGTCTCTCCAGGAACATTTCATGCCGATTTCTTTCAAGCTGAAACCATCTCTCATAGCCGCTATCTCTCAGAAATGATGTACTTTAGCTTTGTGACTTTGCTAACGATTGGGTACGGTGACATCATCGCTGTTAAAGATGTCGGGCAAACCTTCACCATCTTAGAAGGAATCATTGGCCAATTTTACATAGCCATTCTTGTCTCGCGCCTCGTCGCGGTCTATTCTTTTTTCGAGCATAAGCTTCACTTAGTTGCGAAAAGTGACGCAAAAAAAGATCCTAATGGATGAACCTATCCACTATTAATGGTATTAATAGCGGCGAAGAATTTGTGAGGCAGAGTATTAGTGCTCCATAACAAAAAATTCCATATCTAATTTGATCCAGACTTTCGCTAAATTTTTCTCTCCCAAAATTGACCACATTGTCCATGAGATAAAAGGAAGTTTTAAGAGGGGAAAAGATAGTTAAAGTAGCTATGGAATTTTTTGCTATGGAGCACTAGCTCTCAGTTACACGTTTGAAAAGCTTGACAATTTCTTGATAATAAAAAGGAAACAAGTCAAATGTTGCTAGAAAAAAAGTATGCGCAATCGGCGCTTCTCGACCAAATAAAGGCAAGGCGCACTGCGTTAAGACAGTCGCTCCAATCAATGATAGGGCAAAAAACGAAGCAAAGTATACGCCATGTAAGTAGCGATGCGTTTCGTAGTAAGTAGGGTCGTCTCTAAAAGTTTCTGGAATCCAGTGCTCAGTGAAATCAGCAGCCGCATAATTTGCCACACTACTGGAAAAAGCAAATGTAACTGAAGTGACAAGAGCTGGCATCCATCGCACTTCCCGTATAAAACTCGCAAAAACGATATTGGAAACAAAACACTTTGCAGTCAAATCCTGAAAGTGGTCGTAAATTTTGTCGACATTTGCAGTTATGGAGTGGAACATAGCCCTACCTCCAATATCCCAACATCTAAAAACGCCAATGCAAGTTGACGAGGAGCACAAGTTTTCCCTAGCATCAGATAAGTTGACCCTACAGCTGCCGTAGCAAGGAGAACTTTATATTTATGATCCAATTGGCAAGTATCCCCTCTAAAGTATTCAATCATTTGATGTGTCAATGTGTAGGAAATAGCTGATACCAAACCAATTGCAGTAGCAGAATGAGGCGTAATATTCCATCTTGGGAAAAAATAATTAAGAGCAACAGTCAAGACGAGGTTGGATAAGACCGTGGTCGCACAGTGCACTCCAATCTTTTTAGTTTCCTGAAAAAAAGGCTTCCAATTCGGCTCACCTACTGCAAAACCTACATGATTCCAACTCATCATCCATTCCTTCTTCTAAACCCATGGGATTTAATGATAAAACCGATTGCATAGTGCAATCGACATCCACGATACTGCTCCAAATTTAAGAGAGTCATAAAAAGTCGCTTCCTTCTCAAACCATGTTGCGATATCTGGAAAAAAATAAATTGAGCCCCAAAGCATCCCAGCTGTAACCACAACAGCTCTGAGCTCTTCATTTTCATCTCCCGGAGCCAAGTGCGAGAGATGATGTGTCACATTGACAACCAAGGCTGTCACAGCTCCTTGCAAAATACCAATCTTAACCTCACTCACCTTAAAGAAATAAGAGAGTAGGCTATTCGCTACAGTTGCTACAATCAGGTGGTCTGTCGTCCGACCGAGAAACGCTGAGGCAAAGTCGCTTGTAAAAGTTTTTTGTCTATAAATACATAGGGCATCACAAGTCATGTTTCATTCCAAATAAACTCTTGAACCCTTCTCTCAATAAAGAGAGAAAGATTCATAAAAAGTAATGAAATCATAAATAATTATAAAGAAAAAGTAAAGAACAGCTTACTTAGCTAACTTCATAGAAAATTTTTGGATCACGCTCTACTCTGATCTGCGCTATCAAGGGGTCTTAAGCATGATACAGATAAAGTTTGCAAGCGAACTCATTGTGGCGCAAGCCAAAGCATTCTCCTTAGAAATCACCAACTCAGCCGAACTTGCAGCATTAGGCAAGAAGTATGCAGACGCAAAAGCTGCCATAGCGTAGAGAAGAACCTGAGCTGCCTGAGTCTTCATTCTGTTTTCAGCAAACGTCTTTGCTAAGATGCATGTTAAACTGCCAGCTAAAGAGGTGTAAATAGCGCCAAAACCAAGAGATTTAGGCAGCATATCAAAAGACAAAGCTTCTACAGCTTTTGGTACATACTGACCAGCAAGTGTCAATCCTCCAGAGGCGAGGGTATTGAAGCTAAAAGGAAGAATTTCATTCGCCCCTTGCGAGATAAAATTTTGAATATAACTAGACATTTTGCCCTCTTCGTTTAAAAAAAACGAGGTGGAAATCCACCTCGTTCATCAAGAACTTGATACTTGAAAATAGCTTACGCAGCTTTTTTCTCAGTACCTTCTTTCTTGTATTCTTCTTGATTAAGCTTACCGTCTTTAAGGTGCTTAGCATATAGCTTAGCATCCCAATCGTGAGTTTTGCTAACTGCAGAGCGATCAGCTTCATATTGCTTAGCATCTTTGTCAGTAAGAACTTTCTTGCCATCAGCGATGTCTTTTGCAAGAGCTTCAAAAGCTTTGTCATCTAGTTTTTCTAGGTCAGCTTTTGTTCTCTTATCTTCTTCAGCAGGCTTTTTCTCTGGCATGAGGAAAAGTGCAGCAAATTTAACAATTGTAGAAGCAGCAGCAACAGCCATTGCGCTCTCAAAAGTAATTGCCATTCCAGCTAGTGTAGCAATTTGTGGTAGGAAGTAAGCAGAAGCGAATGCTCCAACTGCATGTGCTCCAGTTTTAACCATGTTGCTTTCGAAAGTTCCAGCTGCAAAAGTTCTTCCAAGAACGTTTACTAGGCTACCGCTTAAAGAAGTCAGTACAGAAGCACCAGCTAAAACTTCAGGAGCCATTGTAACATAAGAAACCAATTGTGGTACGAATTGACCAGCATATGCTAAAGCACCTGTTCCAACAGTGTTAATGATTGCTGGAATAGCTTCTGCTTTAGCTTGGTTACCTAGGTTTTGTAAATGAACGGTCATTTTGTCCTCCGTGGATTGTTGTATTCATTTTAATTCTGATGCAACAATCATAGAGTCATTGTGAATATTTTGTAAAGAAGAAATTTGTCATTTATTTTTTTTATTTTTTCCAAAAAATTGACACCTCTAATTTTTTGACTATCAAAGGCTTAAATAGGGTTTTCTCTGCTTAAGAAACAGATAATAAAACTGCATCACTTTGTTCAAAACTACACTCAAAAAAAGACTGCCTTACACAAGTTTATCGATAGTTCTATTGCGCTCTGTCTTAAAAATTTCAAATACCAGTTGCAGTTAGGTTAACGAACCTTAGCTTTCAGTTCCTCTTAAGTAGGAAGATAAAAGATCGGTTCAATTTCAGCCTTAGGATGTCGATAAGTATCAACTAAATTTCTAAAATGTCTCCTAGAATAGTGAAATAAACGAAGAGCTGTGAAAAGATAAAATGTAAGCTTAAGAGAATTTTTATTTGCTTCAATCGTCTCAGAAAGACACCCAACATAATCGGCAACTTTAAAACTAAGATAGGCCTTTGGAAAAAAGGTCGCGGCATAGATGAGAACTTCTAGTGCCTCTTTTTTCCAACTAAGGTCGCTGAAATAAACGACTTCCTTACGAAGTTGCTCATAAGTGGGTTTTTTAATTTGTAAAACTTCATCTTGAAGGGGCTGAAAGAGGTTATCTACAAAATGGTTACAGGCAATCATTGTCGAAATTTCAAATGGGGTCGCTGTGTTCATATCAGCTCTCAAGATAAACCTTTGCCCCAAATAGAATATGGATCCCAAAGCAAGCGTTTCAATCATGCCTTTAATAGCAGAGCGGACAACTAAAGCGTAAGTCTCCAGTGCTAAATGTCCTACTTGCTGAAAGAATGAATGTGGGTTGATCTCATGAATTGCAATCATCAAAATGTTCGCATTGTTAATTTATAACCTGAGTTCTGGGTTTCTTTTGCTCATTCTCAGGGGTTTTTCTCATTCTTCCCACCCTTTTGCCATTTGACTCTTTCCTTCAGCAAAATAGCTGAGAATTTAAGAGAATTCTCAGCTGGAAATAAGCAAAATAAATTCAGTCTCCAGATTAATAGAAAAATGATACATTCCTTTTGATATCAAAGCAATTAGAAAGACTACCTAGTTCCTCTAAAAAACCTATCCAGTATTAAAGAATTTATTTAATTTCTTCTTTTCATTTTGACCACATTGTCTATGAGATAAGAAGTCAAAATGAAAAGGGAAAAGATGGAATAAAAAATATCTTCTCTAACCTGAACTCTGGGTTTATTTTGCTTAGTCTCAGGAGAGAGTTCTCATAAATTCTCGGTATTTTTGGCTCGGGAAGGGCCAAATGGTCCTTTTCGAGGAAAAAAGGCTGAGAATGAGTGAAATAAACCCAGAGTTCAGGTTCTCTAATGCCGGATAGGTTCACAGTCAATTCAATTTTTTTAAAAGAGGGTTATCTCTTCTTTACAGCTTGTAGCTCAGGGTGATTGTGTAAAAATCGGATTTGCTCATCTTGATTGAGAAATTGATCTGCTTGCTCCCAAATTTGAGCAAACTTAACTGGTTGAGCATGTTGAATGTCTGCAAGAAAAGCATCTTTATCATACAGATTCATATGAGGAAAGAGTGCCGAAACCATGTGAATCAGTTGAGCTGGAGTCATTTGCTCATAAATCGGAAATTCGATTTTTCTTAATTCATCATCAGAATATAAGCGTTGAAGCTCAGGTAATATTTTTGTTTCTTCTTCATGAAGGTGAAGCAGATTATCACCGACAAACTTTCGATACTCTAGGTAAAAATGATATCCAGCCTCTTGTTGATCGGCGTCTAGCATCATTTCATCTAGAAGGTTCTGCAAATGTACAAGTGTTTGAGACATCTCATCATGATCTAGGTGAGCATGCAGATGAACTTTTGAGCCTTTTTTTTCAAGTAAGGCGTGAAAATTTTCATTTTCATGCTTTGCGTGTGCCAAAAGCATCATGTGAACCTCTTGATACTCTGCTCTGATTCGCTCTAAGTCGTCTTTGCAGTTGAAGTCAGCTTGACCAATGAGTCTCTCAAGCCGATTTAGGATAGCACTGACGTATTTGTGTTCTCTATATAACCTAGCTCTCATGTCTTATATCTTTCCTTTATTTTGTCTTTCATAGCTTGAAGAGGATAATTTCCTCCCGAGAGGAGATATTCCAAAGAAATCCCTTGTAACATGGATCTCAAGTAGATCGCCTCGCTTTGGGGGTTTTCAAACCCTAAGTCTTCAAAAAGCTTTATTTCTGCAGCAAACAAACGATTAAACTGCGCAGCATACTTTTTCATAGCAAGAGAAATAGCTTTCACTCCTTCCTCGGAAAGGTAAAGCATGTATAGGAATCGAAGCCAATCTGGCTTTTCTTCAAGCTCATCAAGTACAAAATCGATAACAAAGCAGGCTCTCTTAAACGGTTCCATGATTGTTTCGAGCTGCACAAGGAGTGGACTCCATTCTTCTAATCGCTTCTTGGCAAAAATGACTAAAAGATCTCTTTTGCTTTCAAAATAATGATAAAATAAGGCCTTAGAAACTTGGGCTTTCTTAGCAATTTCTGAGATACTACTTCCATGATATCCTTTGGAAGCAAAGACCTTAATTGCAGCATTTAAGATTTTCTCTTTTGTATTCATGAAAATAGCATAACATAGAACTGACCGATCGGTCAACACTGAAACAGAAGACTTCCCTTTAAGGTTCATAAGATTGGTTAAAATTCGCTAAATAATTAATAAGGGACGGAAGAGGAGGGATTCGAACCCCCGGTCCCTTTCAGGACTTCTGTTTTCAAGACAGACGCATTCGGCCACTCTGCCACTCTTCCAAAAGAAAATGTAAGAGTTGATTCTAACCCTTTTGAGAAAAATKGAAAAGAAGAAGTTTAGCGTTTCTGCGACTTTACCCTTCAAACTGTTCGAGAAACCGTATGTCATTTTCAGTGAACAGGCGGATATCATTAATTGTAGAGCGCAGTTGAAGAAGACGTTCAATTCCCCCACCCCATGCATAACCTGAATAGACTTCTGGATCAACACCTCCTGCTTTAAGCACTTCGGGGTGAACCATTCCTGCACCACAGACTTCAAGCCAACCGGTATATTTGCAAAGTTGACATCCTTTTCCATTGCAAGTTGTGCAACGGATGTCAATTTCCATCCCAGGTTCGACAAACGGAAAGTAACTAGGACGGACGCGCATTTCAATCTTTTGGCGAAACACTTTTGTGTAAAATTCTTCCATTGTGGATAAGAGATCGGCAAAAGTCACACCTTTGTCAATGTAAAGGCCATCAACTTGATGAAAAAAGACATGAGAGCGAGCAGTGATGGTTTCATTCCGATAGCATTTTCCAGTTGAGATAACCCGAATAGGTGGCTTACGGTTTTCCATGATGTGTTGTTGAATGGTGGTCGTATGAGAGCGAAGGAGTACCTCTTTTGTGATGTAGAAGGTGTCTTGCATGTCACGTGCTGGATGGTCTGGAGGGTAATTGAGTCCTCCATAGTTGTAGTATTCGGTTTCGATCTCTCCTGAATATTGAACTGAAAAGCCCATCCCAGCAAGAATCTCAGTCACCTCATCGAGCATTTGCGTTAAAGGATGCTTTCTTCCAGGAAAGCGGCGACGCCCTGGAAGAGTCACATCGACTTTTTCTTGGGTAAGACGCTCTTTGAGCTCTTGCCTGCGTACGTTTTTAAACTTCAGGTCGATGACAGTTGTCATCTCGTGTTTTAAGGAGTTGATTTGTTGCCCAACTTGAGGACGCTCCTCTGGAGCAACATCACGTAGGGATTTCATGAGAGTTTGGACAGGACTTTTTTTTCCGAGATATTTGACACGAAGGTCTTCTAGCTCTTTAGTATGTTGAGCTAAATCGACTTCTTTTTTGAAGGCTTCTTTTAAATCTCGGATTTTATCTTGCAAGGGTTAACCTTTTGCTTCATTTGAAAGCACTCGCAAATGTTATGCGAGCGCTTTCTTAGCATGATCAGCAACAGCTGAAAAAGCTTTAGGATCTTGGATTGCTAAGTCTGAGAGCATCTTGCGATTGATGGCGCAACCAGACTTTATCAAACCATTGATAAATTTGCTGTAGGAAATTCCATTCACTTTGGCAGCCACACCAATACGTGTGATCCAAAGACGTCTGAAGTCGCCTTTCTTTTTCTTTCGGTGCATATAGCTGAAAGCGAGAGCTTTCATCACAGCATCTTTCGTAAGACGAACGTGATTTTTTCGATCGCCGACAAAACCTTTTGCGCGCTTCAATAGCCTTTTTCTGCGACGTCTTGAAGCAACTGGGTTTCTAACTCGAACCATTTTCCTTATTCTCCTTTAACTCTTAGGCTACTCGTGCTAAGCGCTTGTATAGCTTGGCAAAAGCTTCATACACTTTAGCAGGCTTTTTCAAATGACGCTTCCGTTTCGATGTCTTTTTAGTCAAAATGTGGCGACGTCCCTGCTGGCAGCGCATCAGCTTTCCTGTTCCGGTCACTTTAAAACGCTTTTTGATGGCCTTTTTCGTTTTCACTTTTGGCACGATTCATTCTCCTTAAAACTACTTCTTCCCTTGTGGGGCAAGAACTAAACTTAAATTGCGCCCCATCAATTTTGGTGACGCTTCAACTTGAGCAATGTCTTTAAGTTCCTGAACAAAGCGTTCAGTCACTTTTTCTCCTAACTCTGGGTGAGCCATTTCACGTCCTCTGAACATGCAAGTGACTCGAACTTTATTCCCTTTCTCGATGAATTCTCTGG
Coding sequences within:
- the hemH gene encoding ferrochelatase, whose amino-acid sequence is MSPRVGILLVNLGTPDSAKPRAVKRYLTQFLTDGRVIDIPFFLRQLLVRGVIIPKRYRNSAKLYQAIWKPEGSPLKIYSYELKDKLQEALGNSFQVELAMRYQTPSIETGLENLRSCQKIVLIPLFPQYASATTGSVYQEVFRILQTWEVIPSLVCMDGFATHEEVIHAFCQAARQYDLAQYDHFLFSYHGLPERQVQKADRCHHCLKTPNCCQELTDKNRTCYAAQCVATTAAICRQLKLPQEAVSHCYQSRLGKDPWIQPYASNVLEKLAKEGKKKILVFSPAFVADCLETLQEIGIEYQAEFKQWGGEKLDLVEGLNARPEWVSALKSIILTQLPSKERNECTRSPNI
- a CDS encoding MFS transporter, which translates into the protein MHNVTETKTRFTPYIPFLTLISFISFVNILARVIFSPLTPFICSEMNLCHADTGNIFLVLSLGFAITLFASQYLSAKFSHKFTIIFSVLTTGFALMLTAYANSFEQFRWAIFVVGVSAGFFIPSAVALIRENVPNHHLGKAFGIFGTAQSFAFILGPLFVQFFIQFYNWRGILNGFGLLSAVLSLILLFMIRRKEEKSVPITFSFAREVFSRPSFWIINLLLCIINGLNIGIYNMAPDYFERHNLLEAHEVNHLIIIARTISIFTAIVGGYVADRLGLKKSLVIILVICGTVTAMMGMTNPLLALLLFCIQSPIAACLMPIIHYGVATIATPEKNAAMVSIMAPFGFTFGAGIVPQVLGFFGDSNLYAEGFVIFGVTSLLCALVFSLNAVYKHVYLSQVKSME
- a CDS encoding CBS domain-containing protein translates to MFYITNTSSVRSPYRVEEIDKDRYDQQRQPGQQFGEESDAEKHEKFLKASEKLYKQRSVIVAGEIMNKKILPLHENLSLDAAWKLVKDHKFEHFPIVSSEGKLVGLLSEKEILRKIQAKEGSKSLKEVVSKETLCADQSTNLNEVIQAFFDENLDALPIVDDDHKVLGILSKNELLQTMIKVSHLRP
- a CDS encoding potassium channel family protein; its protein translation is MTKLIKLYTSKTFRVLSGYFSQLLLSLILLFVFRPYDRGLIYSSIWQFVFLVVFLSAIFNCKHSRKVKIAASCFAIPALVFHFLHLAFPSTTFIIIFLVFVIIFTFIITTSIINQVVVNARVRLETLKGVVCAYFMVAFGFAFIYYLLDLVSPGTFHADFFQAETISHSRYLSEMMYFSFVTLLTIGYGDIIAVKDVGQTFTILEGIIGQFYIAILVSRLVAVYSFFEHKLHLVAKSDAKKDPNG
- a CDS encoding hemerythrin domain-containing protein; the protein is MRARLYREHKYVSAILNRLERLIGQADFNCKDDLERIRAEYQEVHMMLLAHAKHENENFHALLEKKGSKVHLHAHLDHDEMSQTLVHLQNLLDEMMLDADQQEAGYHFYLEYRKFVGDNLLHLHEEETKILPELQRLYSDDELRKIEFPIYEQMTPAQLIHMVSALFPHMNLYDKDAFLADIQHAQPVKFAQIWEQADQFLNQDEQIRFLHNHPELQAVKKR
- a CDS encoding TetR/AcrR family transcriptional regulator yields the protein MNLKGKSSVSVLTDRSVLCYAIFMNTKEKILNAAIKVFASKGYHGSSISEIAKKAQVSKALFYHYFESKRDLLVIFAKKRLEEWSPLLVQLETIMEPFKRACFVIDFVLDELEEKPDWLRFLYMLYLSEEGVKAISLAMKKYAAQFNRLFAAEIKLFEDLGFENPQSEAIYLRSMLQGISLEYLLSGGNYPLQAMKDKIKERYKT
- the pheS gene encoding phenylalanine--tRNA ligase subunit alpha; its protein translation is MQDKIRDLKEAFKKEVDLAQHTKELEDLRVKYLGKKSPVQTLMKSLRDVAPEERPQVGQQINSLKHEMTTVIDLKFKNVRRQELKERLTQEKVDVTLPGRRRFPGRKHPLTQMLDEVTEILAGMGFSVQYSGEIETEYYNYGGLNYPPDHPARDMQDTFYITKEVLLRSHTTTIQQHIMENRKPPIRVISTGKCYRNETITARSHVFFHQVDGLYIDKGVTFADLLSTMEEFYTKVFRQKIEMRVRPSYFPFVEPGMEIDIRCTTCNGKGCQLCKYTGWLEVCGAGMVHPEVLKAGGVDPEVYSGYAWGGGIERLLQLRSTINDIRLFTENDIRFLEQFEG
- the rplT gene encoding 50S ribosomal protein L20 → MVRVRNPVASRRRRKRLLKRAKGFVGDRKNHVRLTKDAVMKALAFSYMHRKKKKGDFRRLWITRIGVAAKVNGISYSKFINGLIKSGCAINRKMLSDLAIQDPKAFSAVADHAKKALA
- the rpmI gene encoding 50S ribosomal protein L35, which translates into the protein MPKVKTKKAIKKRFKVTGTGKLMRCQQGRRHILTKKTSKRKRHLKKPAKVYEAFAKLYKRLARVA